In one window of Synechococcus sp. M16CYN DNA:
- the surE gene encoding 5'/3'-nucleotidase SurE produces the protein MTPLRILISNDDGVFASGIRTLAATAASRGHQVTVVCPDQERSATGHSLTLQTPIRAERADELFTPRVTAWACSGTPADCIKLALFELVKDKPDLVLSGINHGPNLGTDVFYSGTVAAAMEATLEGIRSLAVSSACFQWRQFQAAADLAMDVGEQALNDHWPNNMLLNLNIPPCTREAMGPLGWTRLSIRKYDEQFSQRLDPRGRAYYWLAGEVVNDLESTSEGPKDWLSDVAQVHSNCPSLTPIQPDLFWRGPLGDLPRIKLQG, from the coding sequence ATGACCCCGCTGCGGATTCTGATCAGCAACGATGATGGGGTTTTCGCTAGCGGAATTCGCACTCTTGCTGCTACTGCCGCTTCTCGTGGTCACCAAGTAACAGTGGTCTGTCCGGACCAAGAGCGTTCTGCCACCGGTCATAGCCTCACCCTTCAAACACCCATCCGAGCTGAACGTGCCGACGAGCTGTTTACACCAAGAGTCACTGCATGGGCCTGCAGCGGCACTCCAGCCGACTGCATAAAGCTTGCCTTATTTGAGCTGGTGAAGGACAAACCTGATCTTGTTTTATCGGGTATCAACCACGGTCCGAATCTCGGCACAGATGTGTTTTACTCCGGCACAGTAGCCGCTGCCATGGAAGCCACACTGGAGGGAATCCGCTCTCTCGCTGTAAGCAGTGCCTGTTTTCAGTGGCGTCAATTTCAAGCCGCTGCAGATTTGGCCATGGACGTTGGCGAGCAAGCTTTAAATGATCATTGGCCCAATAATATGCTGCTGAATCTCAACATTCCGCCTTGTACAAGAGAGGCTATGGGTCCACTAGGTTGGACGCGTTTGTCGATTCGGAAATACGACGAACAATTCAGCCAACGCCTCGACCCGCGAGGCCGTGCTTACTATTGGCTTGCTGGCGAAGTGGTTAATGATCTCGAATCGACAAGTGAAGGACCCAAAGACTGGCTCAGCGATGTGGCGCAAGTTCACTCAAACTGCCCATCTTTGACTCCAATTCAGCCAGATCTATTTTGGCGTGGCCCACTCGGGGACCTTCCCCGAATCAAGCTTCAGGGCTAG
- the pheS gene encoding phenylalanine--tRNA ligase subunit alpha, protein MSSTVTLQQLTDRLDVLEKKAAAEIAEAVNAQSLEQLRVGLLGRKGRISAVLSAMGQLPGCDRPAVGKRANSLKDQVQTLLADRMQAVKQAAMAKRISQEVLDVTIPASGASMGHRHPLISTTEEIVNLFLGLGYNVAEGPEVEQDRYNFTALNIPKDHPARDMQDTFYLEGDLLLRTHTSPVQIRYLEQNPPPVRIVSPGRVYRRDTIDATHLPVFHQVEVLAVDESLDFSHLRGTVMAFLKAFFGDLPIRFRTSYFPFTEPSAEVDVSWHGRWLEVMGCGMVDPAVLTGLGLDPERHSGFAAGVGVERLCMVRHSIDDIRRLYTSDLRFLEQF, encoded by the coding sequence GTGAGCTCCACGGTCACTCTGCAGCAGCTCACCGATCGGCTGGACGTTTTAGAAAAGAAAGCCGCTGCTGAAATTGCCGAAGCAGTCAATGCCCAATCTCTCGAGCAGTTGCGTGTTGGCTTACTCGGCAGAAAAGGTCGAATTTCAGCTGTGCTTAGTGCGATGGGACAACTCCCTGGGTGCGACCGACCCGCTGTAGGAAAGCGGGCTAATTCATTGAAAGATCAGGTTCAGACTCTGCTTGCCGATCGTATGCAGGCTGTAAAACAGGCGGCGATGGCTAAACGCATTTCTCAGGAAGTCCTTGATGTGACAATTCCAGCCTCTGGAGCGTCTATGGGGCATCGGCACCCCTTGATTTCCACCACTGAAGAGATTGTTAATCTATTTCTGGGCTTGGGATATAACGTTGCGGAAGGCCCTGAGGTAGAGCAAGATCGCTACAACTTCACAGCTTTAAACATCCCAAAAGATCACCCGGCCCGAGACATGCAAGATACCTTCTACTTAGAAGGAGACTTATTGTTGAGAACTCATACATCTCCAGTACAGATTCGCTATCTCGAACAGAATCCACCGCCGGTTCGTATAGTATCACCAGGCCGCGTCTACCGAAGAGATACTATAGATGCCACCCACTTGCCGGTGTTTCATCAGGTGGAAGTGTTAGCCGTGGATGAAAGCCTGGATTTCAGCCACTTGCGGGGGACAGTGATGGCATTTTTGAAAGCATTCTTTGGAGACCTACCCATTCGTTTTCGCACCAGCTATTTCCCCTTCACCGAACCTTCTGCAGAAGTGGATGTAAGTTGGCATGGACGCTGGTTGGAGGTAATGGGCTGTGGCATGGTGGATCCCGCTGTTTTAACGGGACTAGGACTTGATCCAGAGCGCCACAGTGGTTTCGCTGCAGGTGTTGGGGTAGAAAGGTTATGCATGGTTCGCCACAGCATTGACGATATTCGTCGGTTATACACAAGTGATTTGCGCTTTCTTGAGCAGTTTTGA
- a CDS encoding NAD(+) kinase, whose amino-acid sequence MPRIGLIVNDGKPLAEQTADTIQQRLEAAGQEVIRASSSGGMVGFTNPDQHLRVQGYSSFVPEGFDASMALAIVLGGDGTVLSAARQTAPVRVPILTINTGHLGFLAEAYLGDLDRALEIILTQQWKIEERSSLVVSVMRGDQRCWEALSLNEMALHREPLTSMCHFEIAIGRHAPVDIAADGVILSTPTGSTAYALSAGGPVISPDCPVLQLTPIAPHSLASRALVFSDREPVTVFPATPERLMMVVDGSAGCYVCPEDRVLIHRSDHPVRFVRLVDHEFFQVLRNKLGWGLPHIAKPGRE is encoded by the coding sequence GTGCCCCGAATTGGACTGATCGTTAATGATGGCAAGCCGCTTGCAGAACAGACGGCAGACACAATTCAGCAACGTCTTGAAGCTGCTGGTCAGGAAGTAATACGCGCCAGCAGCTCCGGCGGCATGGTCGGATTTACCAATCCAGACCAACATCTCCGCGTGCAGGGCTACAGTTCCTTTGTGCCAGAGGGCTTTGATGCATCGATGGCATTAGCTATAGTGCTCGGCGGCGATGGCACCGTACTCTCAGCAGCACGGCAGACGGCGCCTGTGCGTGTGCCTATTTTAACAATTAACACAGGACACCTTGGCTTTCTGGCTGAGGCTTACTTGGGGGATTTGGATCGCGCCCTCGAGATAATATTGACGCAGCAATGGAAAATTGAGGAGCGCAGCAGCCTCGTGGTCAGTGTGATGCGCGGTGATCAGCGCTGCTGGGAAGCCCTCTCTCTTAATGAGATGGCTTTGCACCGTGAACCGCTCACTAGTATGTGTCACTTTGAGATCGCGATCGGCCGCCATGCTCCGGTGGACATTGCTGCTGATGGGGTGATTCTTTCCACGCCGACTGGTTCCACCGCCTATGCCTTGAGTGCCGGTGGTCCGGTAATCTCTCCGGATTGCCCCGTATTACAGCTCACACCGATAGCACCCCATTCCTTGGCGTCAAGGGCTCTTGTGTTTAGCGACCGCGAACCGGTAACGGTTTTTCCCGCGACACCGGAGCGGCTAATGATGGTAGTGGATGGATCTGCGGGTTGTTACGTGTGTCCGGAGGATCGTGTGTTAATTCACCGAAGTGATCATCCCGTACGTTTTGTGCGGCTTGTCGATCATGAGTTTTTCCAAGTGCTTCGCAACAAATTGGGATGGGGTCTGCCTCACATTGCAAAGCCTGGTAGAGAATAA
- the cbiE gene encoding precorrin-6y C5,15-methyltransferase (decarboxylating) subunit CbiE, producing MIDVIGTDAGAPASLAAAQQQLIREAQCIAAPLRLQSAVKAWLGHAATLINSDDQRTLLNALQELDTTAAAVVLASGDPLWFGIGRILSDRLGPDRLRFHPAPTSLQLAFSRIGRSWQDATWVSLHGRDPQVLSQALQKRPAALAVLTDPNQGGADTVRQTLRSSGLEASYTLWLCENLGHSKERVQCIAPDIDLPTDTQPLLIVLLIAKNPSSHLPESYTLFGLDDGLYLQHSDRPGLMTKREVRIQLLADLNLPETGVIWDLGAGTGSVGIEALRLRPDLQLMAVEQRAGGAALIKANAGRLGVKPTAVIEAEAINLLRTGVPPGLDQPDRVLIGGGGRRQCSKLLELVIERLQPEGIIVIPLATIESVAEIRSTFERSGMTVRVSQLQAWRGQTLGDGTRLTPMNPTLIATGTRVA from the coding sequence AGGAGCACCTGCTTCTCTAGCGGCGGCTCAGCAACAGCTGATCCGTGAAGCTCAATGTATTGCCGCTCCACTCCGACTCCAATCTGCTGTGAAAGCATGGTTAGGTCATGCAGCAACTCTCATCAACAGTGACGATCAGCGAACACTGCTGAACGCCTTACAGGAATTAGACACGACTGCAGCGGCTGTGGTACTTGCCAGTGGTGATCCCCTCTGGTTTGGCATCGGCCGCATTCTGAGCGATCGGCTAGGGCCAGATCGACTGCGGTTTCATCCAGCTCCCACCTCCCTGCAACTAGCGTTCTCGCGTATAGGCCGTTCTTGGCAGGATGCCACGTGGGTGAGTCTTCATGGCCGAGATCCGCAGGTTTTAAGTCAGGCCTTACAAAAGCGTCCTGCTGCTCTGGCCGTTTTGACAGATCCCAATCAAGGCGGTGCTGACACCGTGCGGCAAACGCTGCGGAGTAGTGGGCTTGAGGCGAGCTATACTCTTTGGTTATGTGAAAACCTTGGCCATTCTAAAGAAAGGGTTCAATGTATTGCTCCCGATATTGATCTACCTACTGATACGCAACCGCTATTGATTGTTCTGTTGATAGCGAAAAACCCATCTTCCCATCTTCCCGAGTCCTACACGCTTTTCGGTTTAGATGATGGGCTGTATTTACAACACAGCGACCGTCCGGGGTTGATGACTAAAAGAGAAGTGCGAATTCAATTGTTAGCCGACCTCAATCTGCCGGAAACAGGTGTAATTTGGGACCTGGGTGCTGGTACAGGTAGCGTGGGAATAGAAGCTTTGCGGTTGCGACCAGATCTTCAATTGATGGCTGTAGAGCAACGTGCTGGTGGAGCGGCTTTGATTAAAGCCAATGCCGGGCGGCTTGGCGTAAAACCTACAGCCGTAATCGAGGCGGAGGCGATCAACCTGCTGCGTACAGGAGTCCCGCCAGGTTTGGATCAACCAGATCGAGTTCTTATCGGAGGTGGAGGACGCCGCCAATGCAGTAAGCTTCTGGAGCTTGTGATTGAACGACTTCAACCTGAAGGAATAATAGTTATCCCACTTGCCACTATAGAGAGTGTGGCTGAGATCCGCTCCACATTCGAAAGATCGGGCATGACTGTTCGCGTCAGTCAGCTTCAAGCTTGGCGAGGACAGACCCTTGGTGATGGCACTCGTCTCACACCCATGAATCCAACGCTCATAGCCACTGGTACAAGGGTAGCTTAG